In Epinephelus fuscoguttatus linkage group LG6, E.fuscoguttatus.final_Chr_v1, the DNA window TATGGTCTAGCTTTCAAATAAATCTTAAATCTTATTTTTAATAGTACTCTACATAATAAATGGAAACAGTTAAATTATGGAATCTCAActaataaactgtaaaaatgttacaaatactcTGTAAACAATCTGTGGGTCGACTATCAAAATAATGTGTTACCTAAAGTGCACAAATTGAAAGCCTGCCACCTGCACTTTAGCACCAGCTGAAACTCATTAATTCAACCTATAATGtcctaaaaacagagtttaaccACTACAAATGGATTTTAGATGCGTCACATTTTTAGGTGTAATACAACAGCCTTGTGTCCTTCTCTGTAACTCTTCAATTGGAATAACCCTAATTATTGGAATACAACATGTGGAGGAAGATTGACAGGATGGggcattttttttaaggttCATTCCACTCAACCCCAGCAAGCCAATGAGAGTCCTCCATGAGTGCGCCTCCTCTTGCCACTAAATACTAACATATGGTCTTCACATGCCCGTCCTCTAGGAACAAAACATCTGTAATTTCAAACATGTTTGGACAAACATTTTTTATCCCTAACAGTtatgtatgtgttgttttgtatttgggTTGCATAGTGAAGTAGGGAAGCTGTtaagtttgcaaaaaaaaaaaaatcaaggtatATGTATTTTAGATATGGCATTTATTGTAAGCATCACAGTCAGTTGCATTGAACTGACTGTGAATTAAGCAATGATGAGGTCTGATCAGACCTGTGATATATTGATGTTTTTCCCAACTAATCATTGTGCAAAAGTGCAACGTGCATCAatactccctcctcctcctcctcttcctccccctcctccttctcctcttcctcctctcctcctccaatATCTCCTCCTTACTGGTGGGTGTGGATTTAGAAACGTCCTTCTCTTTAAAATTCAGAGGCTCTTTGTAAATTTCATTCTGACAGTCAGGTCAGGCTACAAGGAGCAAGATGGTGAGTTACCTTTCACAGCTGAGTCATTTTAGATGGATGATTTTTGTTACCTGTGATAAGGAGACCTTTGTCAGTGTACCTGAGCATGGCCGTTCTTTTTCTTGGTATTGTAATGACTTTAAGATGTGCTTTTTTGATTACAGACAACATACACAGATAAAGGTGAAAAGGTAGGTAACCTAATCATATGCATTGTACTACTGAACAAAGGTTAATAAGTGATGTTGCAGTTATTGGTGTTAATTTTGCTACATACTGTCTTTCCCTTTTTCTTAACTAATTAACTTGCTGCGACAAAAGCTTAAAAGTAAATCTTCCACCCATGATCATTATTTCTTCTTGTCTTTAGCATGAGCAGGGCAGATTCCTCTGCTTTGATCACCTTACATTCTGGGTTGGAAATGCAAAACAGGTAAGTGAACTCctaacttttttaaaataattattattttcaaatgtattggTTTTTAACCAACTTTTCACACAGGTAGAGGGGTAGACTGTACATTCAGCAAGGCTATTGGTTCCCCAGAGGGGTGGAGGGGACACAGCTTGTAAAAACCCCAGACCACATACTAAATTTCCCACAGCACAAGTTGTGTCAGGCCTCAACATTCACCAGGAGATGGAGCTGTCAGAGAGTTTGAGGCCaacctgtttcctgtttaattCACTGTACCTTCACTGTGATTTTCTGCTGACTAAAAATCATTGTCTTCAACAGGCTGCATCATATTACTGTAACAAGCTGGGATTTGAGCCTTTCGTCTACCAGGGTTTGGAGACTGGCAGTCGTGAAGTGGTGTCTCATGTAGTCAAACAAGGCAAGGTAAACGATCCTCAGTCCGGAAGTAACAGTACACGTCATCCTTAAGACCAGAGCAGTGAGAAAATCACAATAACAAAACTGGCAAACACTGTTCTGTGCAAGTTGAATTGGCATTTGACTTTTAGTGAGTATACTTAATAGAAATTAGTTTAACCCAATTTCATTACTGATCTCATAATGTACAGTTTAATTGACCAATGTGGATTATAATGctagctgtcaaataaataactaaatataaTACATAACTATACTGGACTCAAACGGTTTCTTTGTACAGAGTGAATCAAATGATAGAGGAGGAGTCAATGTTTTCAATTTGTGTTTCACAGATCATTTATGTGTTCTCATCTGCCCTCAATCCTGGAAACAAAGGTACAGTACTTATCAGAAGCTGGCTCCTCTATATTTTCAAGTAAAAAACAATGACTCAAAAAAcagttataaaaaaataaaataactgtaattttaaagttttacatgaatttttcacaatttatcTGGCATTCACAAGTAAAATCATTTTGAAGATTTTACAATTTCCAGGAATAAAATTATACATACATTGGTTTGAGACTTCAAAAAGGAGAGATGTCACAATGCAGATCACTGGATTTTAATTCTTGCACGTATTTTGGGAGACTATCTACAAGATTTTTATTAATTATACTttaatttcatgattttttacCTCACTATTTTATTGTTTCAAGTAAAACTTGTATGCATTTTTAtgtctaaaatacatttttacaccTTAAATATCCTGCTGGAAGAACACTGAGCTCCTGTCATTATGTCCTTattatcaataaaaacaactgcataAAGATATTCCTGATATATCCTGACATGCTTTCGTCAAATAATAGTAGTGTGCACAGTACTAATGTACATCGCGGAAATATTACTATGTCATTCCTATAGATTTGGCAAAGTTCAATTAATAAAACAtacagaaatacatttaaatcattACTTCATACATTTATAGTGTTTAAGATGAACAAAGCATAATTGACTTTGTGTGGCTAAAGATTTTTTCTCATCTTTTCTCAGAGATGGGAGATCATTTGGTCAAGCATGGGGATGGAGTGAAGGATATTGCATTTACAGTGCAGGACTGTGATTTCCTTGTGCAGGTAAAATAACAGGGTTTCATTTAAATGTGCATTCTCAGCTATTTCCTAACTCACTATTCACTTTTGAGGTTACATTTATTTGCTGTATGAAATCTGCTGGATTCATGTTTTCACTTACCATATATCCTGATTCACAGAAagccagagagagaggtgcagtCATTGTAAAGGAGCCCTACACCCTGGAGGACAAGTATGGTAAAGTCAGGCTGGCCGTGCTTCAAACGGTAAGACAAGTCACTCAGTATGAATTTGCATTGATTATTTTAGTCACTATTTTGATttagcacatttaaaatgtcCTACATTGTACACTTGCCTTTGATTGCTGCAGTATggtgacaccacacacacatttgtggaGAGGAGCGGATACAGTGGGTTGTTTCTGCCAGGCTTTCAACCCCCTATATTCAAGGATCCTTCATTAGCCAAACTGTAAGCGTACATATGTCGTTATTATGTTTATAAGGTGATCAAGTCAGAAGAATAACTATATGTCTGTATGCTCCTGTTCTCCCACACAGGCCAAGTGGACACCTGAACTTCATTGATCACGTTGTGGGAAACCAACCAGATGATGAGATGGTTCCAGTGGTGGAGTGGTAATGGACTTTACTATTTCTTGTAGTGTTTAGAGGCTTGCAACACACTTGCtcttcatgtctctgtgtcACGATCGAAGGGTGTCTGATTCTTACAtaactctgtttttctttttctttttggcacAAGTTAGTGATCAGCATGACTTTGCGTTTTTTAAGTGGGTCTCCAGTAGATTTCCACATCTGGATCTTGTTTTTACCCCATTATCTGGCCATGAAAAGGCGGGGAAAGGCAGCTCTCTAATTGAGCAAGCTCATTGGTTGATCCTGGAAAGAGGGGTGTAACACAGGCTGGAGGTTCTTTGGGGAGAGGAACCACATGGAGCCGGCTCATTAATCAAAAAGTcacttttttatgtttattagGCCGCAATTCTTCGATTCTCATGTAGCTCATGAAATAATAGTAGCATCAGTTCGAggcatgaaaacaaaagaaatcttgTGCTGGCTGTGCACTGAGGAAAAAAACTAAGCATTTAAAATGATTCAACATGGGGAATGTTAACACTACAAGAGACACTTTATGAGTGTTTGGCCCACCATGTTGTTTGAACTTGATCTCTGGTTCGTGCTCTAACAGGTATCAAAGAAACCTTCTCTTTCACCGCTTCTGGTCAGTGGATGACAAGCAGCTTCAGACAGAGTTTAGTGCCTTACGCTCCATTGTTGTGGCAAACTATGAGGAGACTGTGAAGATGCCCATCAACGAGCCTGCCATGGGAAAGAGAAAGTCTCAAATCCAGGTATGTTCTTTACACTCTAACAGATGCATGGACTCCAAACAATTCACTTGTGCATAAACTATTCAACAACATTTATCCTTGTCCTACAATGTCACTCACAGGAGTATGTGGAGTACTATGGAGGACCTGGAGTGCAGCATATAGCCATGAACACATCTGATATCATTACTGCAGTAAGTCTACAAAACGATTTGGCTTTGTATGTAGATGCCCAAAAGCAATGACAatataaccctaaccctaatccTAATGCTCTGATGAATCCCTGTTTTCCAGATTCGTAACCTAAAGGAGCGTGGGATGGAGTTTATGAGTGTGCCAGACACCTACTACGACCAGCTGAGGGAGAACTTGAAACACTCAAAGGTCAAAATCTCAGAGGACCTGGATGTTCTGCAGGTCAGAACTAAGATCATACTTCAACTATTCCAATAATGTTACCTCAACTTATATATCAGCCCATACTGAGTACTAATCtgaaagcatttaaaaaaatttaacagGTGTATACTAACTCTATATGGATGTGAAATGACTGTCATAATTGTTGTCTGGCATGGCTTAGGTTAAGCCCTAAACCGGTGGGATTTTGCTGTGTAAAGTATTGCCaaattgctgacattttgcCTGCAGTTAACGTTGCACTATTTACCGGATATCAGTTCTTCTTTGCAGCTCTGTAAAAGTAGGTGCCAGTGGCTGCACAGCAGTACTTGCTGTCTAGGTTACTGTTTTAAAGCGGCAAAGAAGAATTGATTTCTGGGAAAACTGCTGTTTCATACAGGTGTGAAGTAACGATCCACTAGTTTAAGCAGTACTGGTGTTTCCTGTACTGATGTCGGTATTGAAACAATTCTAGTATGAAcctcatgttttcatgtttggtTAAAGCAATAACTATATGTATGTCCATATCTAGTAACAGGTGGTGGTGCAGATGCAGTGTAGTGCTTTGGAAGAGCTTTGTCTTTGTCTGCATCAACTGAgtgtataaaaagaaaacatacagagCCAACTATTCAGCTTTACAACCAAATGAAACGTTAATTACAATAGACAAATGTTATCTTGTGATCTCACTCATATCCAGGAGCTGAAGATCTTGGTGGACTATGATGAAAATGGCTATTTACTCCAGATCTTCACCAAGCCGGTTCAGGATCGTCCCACCGTGTTCTTGGAAGTCATTCAGAGACATAACCACCAGGTGAGGACAACCTTGGATACACAACAACTTTTACAAGGAAAGAGAAATTACACAGCACATGCTTCTTTATCTCAATTTAACATCTGTGCTGTGAAGATGATTGACTTTGCTGCCATATCAGTAACTTAAATACATGTTTTATCCACAGGGCTTCGGCGCAGGAAACTTCAAGTCTCTTTTTCAAGCCATCGAAGCAGACCAGCATGCTCGAGGAAATCTGACTGTCCTGACACCAAATGGAGTTTCAAAGGACATGTGATGCCAATGTTAACATAGCTTTAGAGTTTTGGACAGTCTCAGTAACTAAACTTTACTATGCTACTACACTGTCTGTAAAGGGTCCTGCTTACTGTTTCAGAGTATTACAATGTAATAATGTTCTACATCGATGCTCTAATACAATaagaacacacaaaacatgtttagcAAAGTTATTCTTTAATTTTTGTGTGACTTGCATGTTTTATCACAATAACATTTAACTTACATGTCAAAAAAGTATGTCATAATAATCTGTCCTGATGTTGGTGAAAGATCATCTCATGAATTAGTATCAGTTATCAGGAATACATCACAACTTAATAATATTATGCAACACTTTCTCGTATATCTTCTTAAGAAAACCATAATCATTCATACAAGCTTGACTCAAGCAAAACCCCATTTCAGCTctcataaatgaaaacatttaactATACATGTTTGTTATCATTTGGACAATAAGGTCAGCAGacactttattgtaacagtgcCCCTTTGCACGACGTCTGGAGTGCCTGTGTTGTGAATTGACAATTGCAATGTGTGAAACAGTGGTTGCCATGTCTTCATAAACTGTAATGTACaaccaaatgtttgttttaacagTCATTATTAGGTGGCGCATTAGCATTTCATGCCAGACCTCCACTGATAAAGTTCCAAGAagtgctctgttctgttcttgtCCTAAGTGCTGTTTGGGACAGTTTATTAAATCATTATTCACTGAGCAGCACCACCACTCCTCTGCATTTTTATAAGCTGCTGTATAGCTTCCTGTTATTGACTATACAGTTTTTAATAGTATTAAAATGGCTTTTTTGAAACATCTTCAGGGtctgtgtttatattgtacagtaCCTCAGGCAACTTTGGCTCTTGACATAATCAGGACAATTCATAAGAGACTAGTTCAAGGAGCCCCGGCAGCTATCTGCTCCACACAAACAAGGAATCTTGGTCTCCTCAATCGGAAACTTGTAGTCGTATGTGATCTCTTCATTGATGCTTATGGGCTGCCGGGAGTATATCACTATCTTCTTCTGAGACTCCACAGTGATGATCTTTGCATAACAGTTAggctgcaaaacaaaaaggttgtTTTGCATTAGAGAAAAACTACTCtcatctgtagtgctatttatcaatctagattgtttagGTGTGAGTTGCGGAAAGTTGGAGATGTCTGGAACTTTTTGTCACTCCgcatgtggtgctcaaagtggcaaatacatacatttgaaaaactcaacagcaatgtctctttcccaaAATCATGaaccagttactcaagataatccacagaccttgttatgagcagtttcatgtaggaactattttctttctaccaagcTACACCTGACAACCGCATCACCAAGCacaggaaaatgtattttttggcacatttggcCATCTTGTTCCATAATACTCAAGAGAAGGCGGACATCTCGTCAGCTGATATCTCGAACActtagcaactcacaccaaaacaatctagactgctaaatagcaccacaggtaagaggaaaatatggaTTTGATTCTGACATCAATTGTCAACATATTGATCTTATTTAACACTTCAGTTTCCAGACACAGCACTCTTACTCACATTGCAGCTGTGGTTAATAAATCTGGCTAAGTTCCCACATTTTGTAGCATCAATGATGGTGTCCTGATCAACCCGGAATAAATAGCTGCTCCCAATGCCCTCCTCCTCGTATCTCTGCTCCCTCATGTCAGCAATGAcctgaggaaaaagaaaacagatgtgCCTATCCATGTGAGTGTTGTTTATCATTGTCACCCTGCTCACACTCCTGGAAAGTACCCAGAATAACCAGTGGGTCCCAGTGGGCCATTGGTCCAATCAGTGGAAACAAACAGGGGAAAGGCAGCTTGCCTAAAAGCATGTAAGTGACATTTGTTACAAATGGCGGGTGCATTATACAGTATGAATGTATTTCCACGCCTTGTCATTTGTGTGACTTTGTCTTACCTGTCTGATGATTTGGCCCACATACTCAATCACCATCTCGTCTGCTGCGATTGGCTCCATCGCAAACAGGCCCCACTCATGAATATGACTCCGGCTAAAACAAATCCTCTTCTTTCGGAactaatatatataaaatgacaaaacaagacacatgccatttattaacatgtgcCCCAACTACTGCAAATTCTGATGAGACAGTTTACTCCTCTCAGGTCATCACTCAAATTACTGCATTCTACATAACCTCTTCAGTTGAGTGTGCTTATCTTTACTAATAATTCACTTACCTTCAGCTGGTTGAACTTGACCAGGTCGCTATCACAGCTGAAAGAGGACAGCAGCCGACGCTGCTCAGACCTGAAGTCAGATCCGGCACGCAGTGAGGTTGGTTGTTGGGCTGGGATGCACATTCCCTGCTGAAATATATGTTGACATCAAGGAGGTTAAAAAGAAGAGAAGCCACAGCGTCATATTTTGTCATATTCTTGGGGTACAACACATGCCCAGTAAAATCTGATCTGCAGTTGCTAAATGGCTCAATAGCTGGTGCACTATCATGGAACATGAGGATGACTGTTTCGTTTCGCTGAGGCCTCTGCAGTCGGCCTTGGGTTGGAATATGTTTTATATGTGCAATAAAGATATGGGTGAGAATTACAATTCTGCAATTACTGAAAAGGCCTTCAATGAAagacaataaacaaatgttttctaTATAAAAAATTCTATTGTATATCAGCTGCCATCTGTTCGAGTGTACCCAAAAACTTGTCAGGCTGGATGCACCTAAAGAGCTCTGATAAGAGTCAGAGAGCATGTCACAGCCTTCATTTAACAGCCTTGGTTGACACTGAGCACTGAATGGAATAAACTGGGAAATGAGACTTGTCGATACCTGAGTACTTGTAGATGGAAGCTCAGCAGTCAGCTTTGTGTTGTTGAggtatttcattttatcttttctGCTGATTTTGTAGAATCCTTCACTGCGAGCAGAGCCGGTCCTGTGCTTTGGCAACCAGGATCTGAGCTCCTCACTCCCCTCTGTAAGGACTTTGGTCAGTGCATAGCAGTTAAGGATGTCAAGCGCTGAATATGATTTACAGCAAATAAGGTTCCAAAATTATCGGACTTAATTATGTATAAACTGATGTTTCAATAACAGAACTTTCAATTCAAATCAATTTACAGTGTTGGCTGTAAGGGTTTGGACTTTTTTCTAGAATATTAGAATTTAAATATAACATACGTAACATAATACAATTAATCTCGGTCATTTGTTTATGGTTCAGTTACTTAGTTCACCTACTATTGACTCATTTAGATCTAATTTAATTTCAACATGAACCCCAGTTAAAAAGGATATGAGGGTGAGGTATCCACAGGGTGTCACTGATCCAACCAAAGCCATTATCCCGTGCTTGCAGCCTTTCATATGTACACCGCAGCAGCCTCATATCTTCTTCATCTAGGCCCTTCTTCCAAACACTATTAAGTATCCTCTTCTCCTCACAGGGTGTACGCCACCTGTAAGGAtgcctgtgagcggagtgagtGATTCTTTTCAGTGATCTCCGTTGATGAtggttcctcctcctctttaacCTCCTCCAATTTAGTCTCCTTAATAAGgacgtctctgtctctgtcctgttCTCATCATCCAGAAGGCCAGGTACATTCTCCAGCCCCTGCAAGGGCCTCAATCTCCCACCTGAACTGATCATGCCCTTCCCATGATCAGAGTCAGATGAATACTCTGAGAGGCTGCATACAGAGGACACTGAGATGGGGGAGCCTTCTAGAGAATCATTTAAAAGGGGATGTAAGGTCGTcaccatttgtgtttttctcctgtGGACTATGGCTCTATGGGGTAGGATGATGTCTCTCCCAGGAGTCTTTGGGGCTGTGATATATGGATTGCTAGACAGGGATGGCACAGGAGGTGGGCTGCTGACAGTCTGGCACATCATTGTGCTACCCTCTGACATGGTCGTCTCTCTGCCTGGTGTTGCTGGAGCTCTCCCAGAGATGTAGGAGGTCCATCCACATCTATCCTCTCTACCAGGAGTTTTGGGCATATCCTGGTATGATGGGTACGAGGTCAGGGGATCAGAAGGAGCTAGGACGAGCTCAGTGCCTgttggagagagggagaggacttCATCTGCAGAGTCCACACTTTCCAGTTCAGCCACTATCCCCTTGCCTGGTGTCTGTGGtctttccacctcctccacagCTGGGGATGTGGGCTTGCTTCTTATCAGAAGGTCACGGTCGCTGTCCAGCAAGCAGCCAGTAGGAGTGAGGGGCCTCAGGTTTTCTACGTTCCCTGGTGACTCTTCTGTCCATTCAGGGCTCTCCATCTCTACATCAAGGTGTGGCTCCACTGCTACACAGACAAATAACaagaaaatatctttttaaaaaaatcacattttcacCACCATTTTCTCCCCCcagtcatggtccccagaggatgaattgtaataataTTAATCCTCTGACTTTCTTCTATTGCTTGTCCAATACTTACATATACTTAGAATATCTGCTAAAAAATACCTGCAACAATTATGACATCCCCATCAGCCAAAGCTGTAGTTTGTGATTAGTGCTCATTGGCAAATGCTAGCATACTAACAtgctaagatggtgaacatgataAACAATACACAtgctaaacatcaacatgttgaCTCTAAAAAACATTACAATCATGCATTATAATCATGCATCTTGAGGATAAATTCATTATACTTATTTCAAACAATAGCTGCAAATGCCTTTACCGTTGATTTTATTCCCATTAGGGGCCAGAAAATTGGGATATGATAGAAACTTCTTTGAATGCAAATTTAGCATACAATTTTTGTCTGACGTCAAACATTATTAGAGCTGTCGTCATGCTGTAAACTATTTCCATCTACCGCTATACAGCATGCTGGACATACCACCTGGAAGTCCTATGGGTGACGGGGGTCGTAGATGGTCCTGGGGTTCGCTGGTTTGGAGCTCCATCATAATATCCAAGTCACAACAGGCATCTTGTCGACAGGATGCGTACTGGTTCTCAGCAGTTCCCTCCCTATGAAATGGATCTGCCCAGTCCTGCAAGCCCAGCTCCAGCTGAGCACCAGGGGTTAGCGGGGCTGAGGGGGTGACAGGGGGCTCCAGCTCCATCGACTCCTCATCTGATGATACGATTATACACTCACCACTCCCGTCACCGTCTTCCTCCATGTCTTCATCTTCAGGACTGAAGTCAGAGTAGGACGAGTCCTCAAAGCTCTCTGAGGAAATCGAGTCTGAGGTGTTGAAGTCTGATGAGTACTCACCTTCCTCTGAGGAGCTGCTCTCTGAAAAAGTCTCTacaattgaaaaaagaaacaaaaatatttaccTATAGGAACAGAATTATTTTTAAGTGTTCAAAGTCCTTGTCAATGACTTTAACATACCGCTATCTAAGCACTGCACTCCATCACTACTTTGGACGATGTCAGCATCTTCATCATCTGTGTGTTCTTTTGCCAACTCCTTTTCTTCCTCAGGATGATCActgtcatcaccatcatcatgaTCATCTCTGTCACACTAATTAGACAATGAAGAATGAGAATTAATACCTTGTATAGATTTTGCTAAAGTTGTATGAGGACAATTAACTAATTAACTATTTTCAACTCTTTGTAACCCACCATGACCAACGATGCTGCTTATGAAAATACATGCCAGACTTTTATTTCAAGGAACGATTTAATTAATCTCAAAGacatcttttcttttaaaaactgaaattaaatacTGGCTGCACACTATAAGCCTCTTTTTGTAGTTCCACTACTACTTTTTGTGCAAAATCCCTTTTTACCAGAATTTGAATATCATCATCAGCTGGTACAATAGTCTCCACTTTGTCTGAAGTTGTTTCTTCATCTTGAAGTGTGTTATCTTCTTCTTtcccttcatcatcatcactgtcaagCTCATGTGGTCTTGCATGTCTGCGTTTGGCTCTTTCAAGTCTCACTGTGTCATCCTTCTGTTTCACATCTACATGGAAAGACAGCAATACAGTTGATTGAGTTAAAGTCTAGAACCAAAAAGTGTAATTACATTGTAAATTAGGGTTTATTGCCTTAAAAGCACTGACCAGAGCTTTCATGAGTAGAACACGacatattttctgtctcttctgaTGTAGCAGCATCATcagctcttttcttttttacctgcATGACAAtgttattttacattacattacgttgAATGCCAGTGTGCTTCATATTAcagtaaatggaaaaaaacGGAAAAGTTTACCTTGAAGGATGGCAGTGGAGGTTTCCTGCCCTTGCTACTGACATGCATGAGGGGATTTATTAGTTTGTTCCTCTCTTCAACACTTGCGGCTCCACTTTTCAAAGGAGAAACTTgtatcttaaaaataaaacatcaataaCAATGAACCTACTGGCTCCAAAagaacacagatttttttcttcattcatGTGACTTCATTGACCACTGTATGAGATAATAATGGGAGGTAAAGAATTTacctttgttttcttctcttgaCTGTCCCACCAGTCCTCAAACGCCTTGAAAGCGACCCCTTCGATCATTCTACGCATAATGTCCTTCTTAATGATTGACTTCAGTTCTTCCATGATGACTTCTAGAACTTTTTCTACTGTGACCTTATGAGGGTTTTCCCGCACAAGCGGGTAGTCTGGTGGTGGTACAAAGGGGTTAAACCTGGGAAAAGGTGGGGTGGGCCAGGGTGGTCGAGGGAATGGTAAAGGTGCAAGGCCATGCCTTGGAGGATTCCCTTTATCCAAAGGACCTGGCGGCTGCATGGGCAAGGGGTATGTGTGCACAAGGGGTGGAACAGAAGGTGGCACCAATGGTGGAGGGGGTCCAAGAAAAGTTGGTGGGGGAGGAATCGAAGGAGGACGTAGAATAGGGGGAGGAGGAATGGGGATGCTGGTATGGTGGCCTGAAGGTGGGATCCAGCCTGGAGGTGGGATGGGGATGGTGCCATTTGGCAGGCGAGGAGGAACAGGTGGAAGAGCTGGGGgaaagggaggaggggggaaagGGAAAGGGGTGACTGGTGGGTGGGAGCACCCAGATTTAATAGCAGGAGGAGTTTTGGGGGTAGGGAGTTGAGTGGTGCTGTTGAGAGAAGAAAAGGATGGAGACAGGAGAAGGGGGGCAATCTGTTTTGCGGGTGTCAGAGCTCTAGGCAGTCTGTTATTTGAGTGCTCCTTATCTTCATTTGCTGTATGATACTCCTGAAAAAGACAAGTAATAACTAACTTGAGGCACAACATAAATACCTTTACATAGATATCAACATAATAACTACTACTTTTATTATCAGGATGGTGTACGTAGAGATCA includes these proteins:
- the LOC125890301 gene encoding histone-lysine N-methyltransferase SETD1B-like isoform X2 is translated as MESERQSTERETPPQHWRSCKLIIDPALTKGLYKVYRYDGQQFNIPVEDLGLFPVEAVRDPRICRLWSKCNKTDLLISKFKVDEWYVGPVPPKEVTFSRLNDNVREAFLTHMCSKYGNLEEVEIFYNPKNKKHLGIAKAVFDTVRAAKDAVQYLHQTSVMGNVIHVEIDPKGENRARYLQLLLRGLYTPWTLPVGGSERAIQSSVDTLLRQGSFSSPTSIATPLSLDTAYSSIWQDTPCSFGLTPRSQGTPRTPCLSATPLSQDSCYSSLQATPVLQGEPSTYSVHKPLRQELCHRRPARYHRGSSEVSDVTLILKHCQPQPPHPLPAQIQSGSPRFALWGRSAQSSSPSNTEPSYNLASPCQESRDMVTDTSKTLQRNCNSFSILSINFTADRQAAASPPPDDHPCITELSPSAGNCSSSSPQPEVESLDSRIENLLTNSQITDPSYFDRKTLAADEHSQDSPTSPCSTHTSTFSNDSLVCTKTYDFTTSRQCSYSDLVTINSASLVETEEDETTQAVLFLTRNAQSPSDFTQFENRAHVHNEKEAESVRSFSCLKEYHTANEDKEHSNNRLPRALTPAKQIAPLLLSPSFSSLNSTTQLPTPKTPPAIKSGCSHPPVTPFPFPPPPFPPALPPVPPRLPNGTIPIPPPGWIPPSGHHTSIPIPPPPILRPPSIPPPPTFLGPPPPLVPPSVPPLVHTYPLPMQPPGPLDKGNPPRHGLAPLPFPRPPWPTPPFPRFNPFVPPPDYPLVRENPHKVTVEKVLEVIMEELKSIIKKDIMRRMIEGVAFKAFEDWWDSQEKKTKIQVSPLKSGAASVEERNKLINPLMHVSSKGRKPPLPSFKVKKKRADDAATSEETENMSCSTHESSDVKQKDDTVRLERAKRRHARPHELDSDDDEGKEEDNTLQDEETTSDKVETIVPADDDIQILCDRDDHDDGDDSDHPEEEKELAKEHTDDEDADIVQSSDGVQCLDSETFSESSSSEEGEYSSDFNTSDSISSESFEDSSYSDFSPEDEDMEEDGDGSGECIIVSSDEESMELEPPVTPSAPLTPGAQLELGLQDWADPFHREGTAENQYASCRQDACCDLDIMMELQTSEPQDHLRPPSPIGLPGAVEPHLDVEMESPEWTEESPGNVENLRPLTPTGCLLDSDRDLLIRSKPTSPAVEEVERPQTPGKGIVAELESVDSADEVLSLSPTGTELVLAPSDPLTSYPSYQDMPKTPGREDRCGWTSYISGRAPATPGRETTMSEGSTMMCQTVSSPPPVPSLSSNPYITAPKTPGRDIILPHRAIVHRRKTQMVTTLHPLLNDSLEGSPISVSSVCSLSEYSSDSDHGKGMISSGGRLRPLQGLENVPGLLDDENRTETETSLLRRLNWRRLKRRRNHHQRRSLKRITHSAHRHPYRWRTPCEEKRILNSVWKKGLDEEDMRLLRCTYERLQARDNGFGWISDTLWIPHPLTKVLTEGSEELRSWLPKHRTGSARSEGFYKISRKDKMKYLNNTKLTAELPSTSTQGMCIPAQQPTSLRAGSDFRSEQRRLLSSFSCDSDLVKFNQLKFRKKRICFSRSHIHEWGLFAMEPIAADEMVIEYVGQIIRQVIADMREQRYEEEGIGSSYLFRVDQDTIIDATKCGNLARFINHSCNPNCYAKIITVESQKKIVIYSRQPISINEEITYDYKFPIEETKIPCLCGADSCRGSLN